A window of Montipora capricornis isolate CH-2021 unplaced genomic scaffold, ASM3666992v2 scaffold_471, whole genome shotgun sequence genomic DNA:
agaagataaatgaagaagacacttctccaagttttaggcctgtgcgtttccccaaacttcagatattccttgaaatgtttcgcagaaatttacagagcccagtatgaaaacgccatgttggtgtacctctgtggtgcaccaatatggcggccggaaaatagtgtcaacaacatctggaacttactttggctatctaggcgagtgatcatctgtactgaacaaacagctatttacctaagcacttttcctaatgctttaactTCTAAAAAGGCCCAAAATCATGAGATGAGTATATATTTCTCAacaaactcgatcgtcgcctcgtgtcacgcaccgccataactcagaaattaaaaatgctctggtttccaaacgaagcacgctattgagctttaaaattgcaaatggacataaatttaccgcctcttatgcctgatgaggacaaaaactttcgtggctctttagttttggattttagaaaataatgacgtcacgtgaaaacgatctatatagaaaaaataacaaatgaagcaaACCGGAGCAGCAAGAATAATGGTTAACGTGAgcttttgattgactgctttgagttcgtttcttatgcctcagagactggaaaagtattgtCTTAACCTTTgatcgtttcgttttgttttgtgcaCTCAAGCCGCATACATATCAAGAATATACTCGATATTAAAACACGCGTGACACTGTGGTGCACTGAAATCCAGCCATGTGATCCAacgagaaaataaaatgaatccaTCACGATTAattactcatgcgcagtaagcgcatgaggtttaaaatgccctccgtttcttgttttccgtgttACATTAGTGCATGcaaatttatgcttgcatatATTTACAGACTGTAACTTTACGTGGGGCggggggtaggggattattcggtaaaatttaagaatccgatcccaccaacgcgtcggccaacacgtcggccagcgcgtcggccgactgtcggtcgactgtcggtcgattgtcggccgacgcgttggccgctgTTTAAACTTATAACGTATAAGATGCGTCGGTGGTGCGTCAGTGGTGCGTTGGTGGTGCgtcggtgactcatttgggccttattgaactgttgaaaacctaaacgtacctttttcaaactgaacggaACTGTCTTCGACGGGAAACTTTCACTAGCATATTGTATTTCgtgatattagaacccagttcccgttacgacaagtgttattagaacccagttttcaCTCGTTGCCCGAGACTTCGTCATcatcagctatttatatatattattactcCGCAGACAGTACACTTAGTTAGACGTTGAGACATGATTGAGTATTGACAGTTGCAAATAGATGCTAATGGTATCAACTACATTGAGTTGTCACATTAAATAACAtgttcctttcatttcattcgttCAATAAGAagcgttgtgattggtttaattcgATCCTAACTTTAATTGGTTTAATAAGAAGCGTTGTGATTCGCTGTTTTTAAGCAACggtgattggtttaattaaCGAAAGTTCGATCCTAATGAAATCTCTTGATCCTAAGTTCATTATTCTCTAGCATTTTGATCACGACTTTATACGACATGGAGTTCCGTGATCTTTTAGTTATACTGGGAAATTTTCAGAATGTTTTTAATTTCTGCGTGAGTCAAAAGATTTTAGCGAGCTGTCAGCAGTGTTCCCGATGTGGTTCTAAGATGGAACTTACAGAGACAACACGGGTAAAGGACGGATACATGTGGCGCTGTACGAATAAGCGATGTCGAACGTGGCTTTCAATAAGGTCGGGAACCTTCTTCGAGGGAGCTAATATCACGTTAAGTTCCTGGCTGCATCTGATGTTCCTCTGGGCTATGCAGATTTCGGGAAGCAAAATCGCGCGACTTACGAGCCTTTCAAAGCCTACTGTGGTCCGTGCGCTGGGTGAGCTAAGAACAATCTGTTCCAACAAAGTCCTGAATGCCGGAATTAAGCTTGGGGGCTTAGGGAAGACCGTGGAAATAGACGAGTCGAAGTTTGGTGCCAAGAGAAAGTATAAGAGAGGGAGAGTATCGGAAGGTCCGTGGGTATTTGGCGTGGTGGAGCGAGGATTGCAGAAGGTGCTGCTTTTCCGCGTTCCCGACCGAACTAGAGAGACCCTTGTTCATCGTCTCATCACTACACATATCCAACCTGGAACTGTCATCTACTCAGATCAATTCACTCCGTACATACCACTCAACCAGCTAGGATATATCCATGTATCAGTAAATCATTCCAAGAACTTTGTTGACCCCGACAGTGGTGCACACACCAATACCATCGAAGGCGTGTGGGCTTTGGTCAAGAAGAAGTTGAAGTGGATGTGTGGTACCCTGTATGAATACATACCCAGCTACTTGGATGAGTTCAGCTAGTTTTGGAACTTCGGAAAAGACCAAGCATTTGAGCAGTTGCTGAAAGACATCGCTGAACAGTTTCCACTgcagtaaaattgaaattacaaacggctcctttaggagccaccatatattaaaagtcaatgatcaataaagagtttaagcTTCCCAATCCTTTATAATGCACGAAAAATAAGCATGTTGGTCGACTTGCAAATTAACTCCCCGCTTTGGTAACCGACCCTTGCCAAAACATCGAGCAGACCTAGGTActagtgtttcattttaaaaatggcggctatttgccaatgacgttttcgtcgtgccttatgaagttgttcttgcttccaactgaaagaactaacaaaattataaagagtaagtatttagaccaacgtgtcggtagtgtgtcggcaaaatggcggctatttgcCAATGGCGTTTTCGTCGTTCCTTATGAAGTtgttcttgcttccaactgaaagaactaacaaaatcttaaagagtaagtatttagaccaacgtgtcggtagtgtttCGACCAAcgtgtcggccaacgcgtcggtagtgtgtcggccgacgtgtcggtagtgtgttggccgacgtgtcggtGGTGTGtcgaccgacgcgttggccgacgtgttggccgacgcgttggtgggatcagATTCTTaaatgtattgttgagtcagaaaaattaatagaaagacttgaaaagaagtattagagtcttaaaatgtatgtatgcttggaatatcactccattttgcatgacaaaataaacagtgcgtgtttgaagaaatcaaccatccctctcatgtttcaagcccttaagtagacttgccacaattccacctcatgagaatcccgggagaaaatgttttggcgagcgaagtgTGATTATTCGGACGCGAATCTAcactagacgaaggacttttgaaagtctagcccttaagatgtgtcattttgtcttggatgtgcatggtcgcgcccgagtcatcgcatcttgactgtttaaactttgtgattgtagtcgCGGTCCTACGGCCCGggtcgtacggatcgagctgttagaataaatctttttcgattgtggagccaaaggtaagttgttgacattaaagacaaaattatattttttttttctaatttgttttacaaataaacactttgcacgagagcggggatcgacataaaggtcattcaaactgatctccattaacatgccggtcatctcagctcctagtgatctttgaaaaccttagagcagctttgagcgaaactgagaatacctgagaaaaactgatccgacttttagcaatctgaactgttcttagaactactgttattgtcagtatgggcatgcgacgaGGTTAAAATGAggaattctttcaacaatacagactagtcgttgacatgcattctgtttatttggtggcaaaggaatttagaggatgcttcaaggggaatttctggttttctgtcttacttttgtttcatttagaggccatttatttgccagtattgaaaagtttggttcacatttatgaaatgtaacaaattatcatctgtggctttacaaagatctatttgtatcgcttttacattcctgagttaattcgactcgcaaatgacgtacaaacaacccaggtccaggaattgttgatccaactaaaactattgccgcaccatacagtcaaggtaatgttgaagtatttggtacggcaaatgcaggcacacaacgtgtggcaatgtctctgtcggcacttgtttaaaatttcaggaatccaataacctcttcagctgacttggttcaaattataaacattgggaataatatgtattcagctttgtcacaatcatgcaaacagggactcctatttttgacagatttgcctgttatggttataacttaagctacattaatCATCAATTGGcatacagtgatagttatagtggtttgctaaatagtgcacttcctataatttcagactttccttatgttatatcaatgttagctgcctttgattctttgctcatggataattatcatgcatatattttaacacttgaactttacacagtagcaatatactgtctgcctaatgggaggtgtaaaattttttactctcatggcagagatttattaggtatgggacccatttgcaacatgtacttcaattgagatagattcattaatgaatttggtacaacattttcagaatatatgtgcacaaacatttgacagatttgcctgttatggttataacaTAAGCTACATCAATCATCAGTTGGcatacagtgatagttatagtggtttgctaaatagtgcacttcctataatttcagactttccttatgttatatcaatgttagctgcctttgattctttgctcatggataattatcttggatatattttaacacttgaactttacacattagcaatatactgtctgcctaatgggaggtgtaaaattttttactctcatggcagagatttattaggtatgggacccatttgcaacatgtacttcaattgaaatagattcattaattaatttggtacaacattttcagaatatatgtgcacaaacatctgttacttatgagattaaaatgtgttaacattattaaaatgtaaagcaacagtggaagcagTGTTCATTAATTATATgttcaaaaccaaaattttagaccctaggagcacttaaatgatgtttatctttgttcttgcaaagaatgttctgctgtgtcattttattctagttgtttttccacctcaaaagtcttgtaactattgcacccctcaaacagttgatagtatcattgagaatggaagagcaatttatcagaaatgttactccagcaaaatatgtttttatttctgattttctaaagaaattagacgtaaGCTGCTGGCCATGTAAgagttattcatagagcaagatgtcagggaaatttatcttgtaatgtggttcacagtaaacaacagcttaaaactgtcgttttgcataataaagaAAGCAGCACAGcctttttgatgtgaatttctagcttaactgcattagttgtgttttccagtggtatgcaaagcaaaagatgagttaccacaatgattctgaaccaaaaaatgtaacaaaagtattttcaaatgtaggttctgttattgatctcttttgatCTATTatacaaagtaaatttaattgttttgaaaaacaaactatgaggttgcatttcttagctgtttatgtgaattatcaaatataggAAGGAAACAgataataagaaagcataaatctacttcagaaattgcggCGAACTGgaagaaagaagagagaaatttacagcccaatggacccagagaaaaaataagaacttccttcaaattgttttgaaaagtgcaGGTCTGTGgacccataaaaaaaaaaacagactctttcaaataaagatgaaaagtataggtcaatgaactcacacgataaagagcaacttctctcaaatagattcttgtaacacctatataccttttttttgtagtgtacaataaagttgttattattattattattattattatta
This region includes:
- the LOC138036234 gene encoding uncharacterized protein, which codes for MEFRDLLVILGNFQNVFNFCVSQKILASCQQCSRCGSKMELTETTRVKDGYMWRCTNKRCRTWLSIRSGTFFEGANITLSSWLHLMFLWAMQISGSKIARLTSLSKPTVVRALGELRTICSNKVLNAGIKLGGLGKTVEIDESKFGAKRKYKRGRVSEGPWVFGVVERGLQKVLLFRVPDRTRETLVHRLITTHIQPGTVIYSDQFTPYIPLNQLGYIHVSVNHSKNFVDPDSGAHTNTIEGVWALVKKKLKWMCGTLYEYIPSYLDEFS